The proteins below come from a single Rosa rugosa chromosome 2, drRosRugo1.1, whole genome shotgun sequence genomic window:
- the LOC133734355 gene encoding cellulose synthase-like protein E1 isoform X1 yields the protein MGEERYLPLFETTRAKGRVLYRLFAVSVFVGICLIWVYRVTHIPKAGEDGRFGWMCLFAAELWFSFYWVVTQTTRWSRIYRHTFKDRLSQRYEKELPGVDIFVCTADPIIEPPMMVMNTVLSVVAYDYPPEKLSVYLSDDGGSELTYYALLEAAEFAKHWIPHCKKYSVEPRSPAAYFVSTASDAVGDQSQNQNRAGDVALIKKLYENMENKIENAVKLGRISEEVRSKHKGFSQWNSYSSKLDHDTILQIVVDGRNPNARDVEGCMLPTLVYLAREKRPQYHHNFKAGAMNALIRVSSSISNGKLLLNVDCDMYSNNSMAIRDALCFFMDEEQGHEIAYVQFPQNFDNLTKNELYASLKVINELLFWYILKVEAHGLDNYWGTLYIGSGCFHRREVLCGNIFSKGCRSEMKWEGKKGEEIAIHDLEETSKSLASCAFEENTQWGKEMGLKYGCPVEDVITGLSIQCRGWKSVYCNPTRKAFLGLNATTLLQILVQHKRWSEGNLQIMLSKYSAVWFGHGKISLGHQLGYLRYNLWAANCWATLIYSILPSLYLLRGTSLFPQISSRWIIPFAYVIIAKNIGSFLEYMWCGGTTLGWWNDQRIWLYQRITSYLFAFIDTIVHYLGYTDSAFVITAKVTDEDVSERYKKEITEFGGSSPMFTVLATLALLNLYCFAGFVQAAIAGTIGVAEVYETMCLQILLCGVLIVINLPLYEALYLRKDKGKLPSSVAVKSMAFAGFACICSKFIY from the exons ATGGGAGAGGAAAGATATTTACCACTGTTTGAGACAACGAGAGCAAAGGGAAGAGTCCTATACAGGTTATTTGCAGTGTCTGTTTTTGTTGGTATATGTTTGATATGGGTATATAGAGTGACTCACATACCGAAAGCTGGAGAAGATGGAAGATTTGGTTGGATGTGTTTGTTCGCTGCTGAGTTATGGTTCAGCTTTTACTGGGTCGTCACTCAAACCACTCGGTGGAGCCGCATCTACAGACACACCTTCAAGGACAGGCTTTCTCAAAG ATATGAGAAAGAATTGCCAGGGGTGGACATATTTGTGTGCACCGCGGATCCAATCATAGAGCCACCGATGATGGTGATGAACACCGTTTTGTCGGTCGTGGCTTACGACTACCCACCGGAGAAGCTCAGCGTGTATCTCTCCGATGATGGTGGCTCAGAACTAACATACTATGCTCTACTAGAAGCTGCTGAGTTTGCTAAGCACTGGATACCACATTGCAAGAAATACAGTGTGGAACCAAGGTCGCCGGCTGCTTATTTCGTTTCAACAGCTTCTGATGCGGTTGGTGATCAAAGTCAGAATCAGAATCGAGCTGGTGATGTGGCTCTCATTAAG AAATTATACGAGAACATGGAGAATAAAATTGAAAATGCAGTGAAGCTAGGCCGCATTTCAGAAGAAGTACGATCAAAACATAAAGGTTTTTCTCAGTGGAACTCATATTCATCAAAGCTAGACCATGATACCATTCTTCAA ATAGTAGTTGATGGGAGAAACCCAAATGCAAGAGATGTTGAAGGGTGTATGTTGCCAACTTTGGTGTATTTGGCTCGGGAGAAGAGACCCCAGTACCACCATAACTTCAAAGCTGGCGCTATGAATGCACTG ATTAGGGTATCATCGAGCATTAGCAATGGGAAGTTACTTCTTAATGTAGATTGTGATATGTATTCGAACAACTCCATGGCCATAAGGGATGCACTTTGCTTCTTTATGGATGAAGAACAAGGCCATGAGATCGCATACGTACAGTTCCCACAGAATTTCGACAACCTTACTAAGAATGAATTATACGCTTCATTAAAAGTAATTAACGAG TTATTGTTTTGGTATATACTGAAGGTGGAAGCCCATGGTCTGGATAATTATTGGGGGACATTATATATTGGAAGTGGATGCTTTCACAGAAGAGAAGTTCTTTGTGGCAATATATTCAGCAAGGGTTGTAGGAGTGAAATGAAATGGGAGGGtaaaaaaggagaagaaattGCCATTCATGACTTGGAAGAAACTTCAAAGAGTCTTGCAAGTTGTGCATTTGAAGAGAACACTCAATGGGGAAAAGAG ATGGGTTTGAAATATGGGTGTCCGGTTGAAGATGTGATAACGGGGTTATCGATCCAATGCCGAGGATGGAAATCAGTGTATTGCAATCCAACAAGGAAAGCTTTCTTAGGATTAAATGCAACCACATTGCTTCAGATACTTGTGCAGCATAAGAGATGGTCCGAAGGTAACCTCCAGATTATGCTTTCAAAGTACAGTGCTGTATGGTTTGGGCATGGAAAGATTAGTTTAGGCCATCAACTTGGATACCTTCGCTACAACTTATGGGCTGCTAACTGCTGGGCAACACTAATTTACTCGATTCTCCCTTCACTTTACCTCCTTAGAGGCACATCCTTATTTCCTCAG ATTTCAAGCCGATGGATCATACCATTTGCATATGTTATAATTGCTAAGAACATTGGGAGCTTTCTGGAGTATATGTGGTGTGGAGGCACAACGTTAGGTTGGTGGAACGACCAACGTATATGGCTTTACCAGAGAATAACCTCATACCTATTTGCCTTCATCGACACCATTGTACACTACCTTGGATACACAGATTCAGCATTTGTAATAACAGCCAAGGTGACCGATGAAGATGTGTCCGAACGGTACAAGAAAGAGATCACGGAATTTGGCGGATCGTCTCCAATGTTTACCGTACTGGCAACACTAGCATTGCTCAACTTGTACTGCTTTGCCGGGTTTGTGCAGGCAGCAATCGCTGGAACAATTGGCGTTGCAGAAGTTTATGAGACAATGTGCTTGCAGATTCTTCTATGTGGGGTTTTGATTGTCATTAACCTACCGTTGTACGAAGCCCTATACCTAAGGAAGGACAAGGGGAAGCTGCCAAGCTCTGTAGCAGTTAAGTCAATGGCATTTGCTGGATTTGCTTGTATATGTTCTAAATTTATATACTAA
- the LOC133734355 gene encoding cellulose synthase-like protein E1 isoform X2, producing the protein MGEERYLPLFETTRAKGRVLYRLFAVSVFVGICLIWVYRVTHIPKAGEDGRFGWMCLFAAELWFSFYWVVTQTTRWSRIYRHTFKDRLSQRYEKELPGVDIFVCTADPIIEPPMMVMNTVLSVVAYDYPPEKLSVYLSDDGGSELTYYALLEAAEFAKHWIPHCKKYSVEPRSPAAYFVSTASDAVGDQSQNQNRAGDVALIKKLYENMENKIENAVKLGRISEEVRSKHKGFSQWNSYSSKLDHDTILQIVVDGRNPNARDVEGCMLPTLVYLAREKRPQYHHNFKAGAMNALIRVSSSISNGKLLLNVDCDMYSNNSMAIRDALCFFMDEEQGHEIAYVQFPQNFDNLTKNELYASLKVINEVEAHGLDNYWGTLYIGSGCFHRREVLCGNIFSKGCRSEMKWEGKKGEEIAIHDLEETSKSLASCAFEENTQWGKEMGLKYGCPVEDVITGLSIQCRGWKSVYCNPTRKAFLGLNATTLLQILVQHKRWSEGNLQIMLSKYSAVWFGHGKISLGHQLGYLRYNLWAANCWATLIYSILPSLYLLRGTSLFPQISSRWIIPFAYVIIAKNIGSFLEYMWCGGTTLGWWNDQRIWLYQRITSYLFAFIDTIVHYLGYTDSAFVITAKVTDEDVSERYKKEITEFGGSSPMFTVLATLALLNLYCFAGFVQAAIAGTIGVAEVYETMCLQILLCGVLIVINLPLYEALYLRKDKGKLPSSVAVKSMAFAGFACICSKFIY; encoded by the exons ATGGGAGAGGAAAGATATTTACCACTGTTTGAGACAACGAGAGCAAAGGGAAGAGTCCTATACAGGTTATTTGCAGTGTCTGTTTTTGTTGGTATATGTTTGATATGGGTATATAGAGTGACTCACATACCGAAAGCTGGAGAAGATGGAAGATTTGGTTGGATGTGTTTGTTCGCTGCTGAGTTATGGTTCAGCTTTTACTGGGTCGTCACTCAAACCACTCGGTGGAGCCGCATCTACAGACACACCTTCAAGGACAGGCTTTCTCAAAG ATATGAGAAAGAATTGCCAGGGGTGGACATATTTGTGTGCACCGCGGATCCAATCATAGAGCCACCGATGATGGTGATGAACACCGTTTTGTCGGTCGTGGCTTACGACTACCCACCGGAGAAGCTCAGCGTGTATCTCTCCGATGATGGTGGCTCAGAACTAACATACTATGCTCTACTAGAAGCTGCTGAGTTTGCTAAGCACTGGATACCACATTGCAAGAAATACAGTGTGGAACCAAGGTCGCCGGCTGCTTATTTCGTTTCAACAGCTTCTGATGCGGTTGGTGATCAAAGTCAGAATCAGAATCGAGCTGGTGATGTGGCTCTCATTAAG AAATTATACGAGAACATGGAGAATAAAATTGAAAATGCAGTGAAGCTAGGCCGCATTTCAGAAGAAGTACGATCAAAACATAAAGGTTTTTCTCAGTGGAACTCATATTCATCAAAGCTAGACCATGATACCATTCTTCAA ATAGTAGTTGATGGGAGAAACCCAAATGCAAGAGATGTTGAAGGGTGTATGTTGCCAACTTTGGTGTATTTGGCTCGGGAGAAGAGACCCCAGTACCACCATAACTTCAAAGCTGGCGCTATGAATGCACTG ATTAGGGTATCATCGAGCATTAGCAATGGGAAGTTACTTCTTAATGTAGATTGTGATATGTATTCGAACAACTCCATGGCCATAAGGGATGCACTTTGCTTCTTTATGGATGAAGAACAAGGCCATGAGATCGCATACGTACAGTTCCCACAGAATTTCGACAACCTTACTAAGAATGAATTATACGCTTCATTAAAAGTAATTAACGAG GTGGAAGCCCATGGTCTGGATAATTATTGGGGGACATTATATATTGGAAGTGGATGCTTTCACAGAAGAGAAGTTCTTTGTGGCAATATATTCAGCAAGGGTTGTAGGAGTGAAATGAAATGGGAGGGtaaaaaaggagaagaaattGCCATTCATGACTTGGAAGAAACTTCAAAGAGTCTTGCAAGTTGTGCATTTGAAGAGAACACTCAATGGGGAAAAGAG ATGGGTTTGAAATATGGGTGTCCGGTTGAAGATGTGATAACGGGGTTATCGATCCAATGCCGAGGATGGAAATCAGTGTATTGCAATCCAACAAGGAAAGCTTTCTTAGGATTAAATGCAACCACATTGCTTCAGATACTTGTGCAGCATAAGAGATGGTCCGAAGGTAACCTCCAGATTATGCTTTCAAAGTACAGTGCTGTATGGTTTGGGCATGGAAAGATTAGTTTAGGCCATCAACTTGGATACCTTCGCTACAACTTATGGGCTGCTAACTGCTGGGCAACACTAATTTACTCGATTCTCCCTTCACTTTACCTCCTTAGAGGCACATCCTTATTTCCTCAG ATTTCAAGCCGATGGATCATACCATTTGCATATGTTATAATTGCTAAGAACATTGGGAGCTTTCTGGAGTATATGTGGTGTGGAGGCACAACGTTAGGTTGGTGGAACGACCAACGTATATGGCTTTACCAGAGAATAACCTCATACCTATTTGCCTTCATCGACACCATTGTACACTACCTTGGATACACAGATTCAGCATTTGTAATAACAGCCAAGGTGACCGATGAAGATGTGTCCGAACGGTACAAGAAAGAGATCACGGAATTTGGCGGATCGTCTCCAATGTTTACCGTACTGGCAACACTAGCATTGCTCAACTTGTACTGCTTTGCCGGGTTTGTGCAGGCAGCAATCGCTGGAACAATTGGCGTTGCAGAAGTTTATGAGACAATGTGCTTGCAGATTCTTCTATGTGGGGTTTTGATTGTCATTAACCTACCGTTGTACGAAGCCCTATACCTAAGGAAGGACAAGGGGAAGCTGCCAAGCTCTGTAGCAGTTAAGTCAATGGCATTTGCTGGATTTGCTTGTATATGTTCTAAATTTATATACTAA
- the LOC133734218 gene encoding cellulose synthase-like protein E1, which yields MGIEGYLPLFETKRAKGRVIYRVFAASLFAGICLVWVYRASHIPKPGEDGRFGWMGLLGAELWFGLYWILTQSCRWNLTFRQTFKDRLSQRFENELPGVDIFVTTADPIIEPPMMVMNTVLSVMAYDYPTEKISVYLSDDGGSELTYYALLEAAEFAKQWIPYCKKYSVEPRSPVAYFVSIASDAIGVDDNKANDLAVIKKSYKDMETKIENAVKLGHIPEKVRSKQKGFSQWDSHLSKRDHDTYLQVVIDGRDPKAIDVEGLVLPTLVYLAREKRPQYHHNFKAGSMNALIRVSSNISNGKVILNVDCDMYSNNSMAIRDALCCLMDEEKGHEVAFIQFPQNFENLTKNELYIPFMRTISEVELHALDGFDGPFYVGSGCFHRRDTLCGRKFTKGCKSDMKWEISRKREETPIHELEEDSKGLANCAYEQNTEWGKEMGLKYGCAIEDVFTGLSIQCRGWRSVYLNPTRKAFLGVAPTTLLQMLVQQKRWSEGSFQILLSRHNPAFSDQISLGQKLGYAYVGAWSINFLPTLFYTVIPSLYLLKGISLFPRVSSPWIIPFAYVIIAKYTGSFLEFLWAGGSALGWWNDQRMWLYKRSSSYIFSFIDTILYLLGYSDSAFVITAKTSDEDESQRYEKEIMEFGASSPLFSILASLAVLNLYCFAGFVKEAISLGSKGGIAEVYDTMALQILLCGLLILINLPLYQALYLRKDKGKLPSSIALKSMAFGVFGLTCFNFSY from the exons ATGGGAATTGAAGGGTATTTACCATTGTTTGAGACCAAGAGAGCAAAGGGAAGAGTCATATATAGGGTGTTTGCTGCTTCTTTGTTTGCAGGTATATGCTTGGTTTGGGTTTATAGGGCGAGTCACATACCAAAACCAGGAGAAGATGGAAGGTTTGGGTGGATGGGATTGTTGGGTGCTGAGTTATGGTTCGGGCTTTATTGGATCCTCACCCAATCCTGCCGATGGAACCTTACCTTTAGGCAAACTTTCAAGGATAGACTATCTCAGAG ATTTGAGAATGAGTTGCCGGGAGTGGACATTTTTGTGACCACGGCAGACCCTATCATAGAGCCACCAATGATGGTCATGAACACCGTTCTATCAGTCATGGCTTATGATTACCCAACCGAGAAGATCAGCGTGTATCTATCCGATGATGGCGGTTCCGAGCTTACATACTACGCACTCTTGGAGGCTGCTGAGTTTGCTAAGCAGTGGATACCATACTGCAAGAAATACAGTGTGGAGCCAAGGTCCCCAGTTGCTTACTTTGTCTCAATAGCTAGTGATGCAATTGGTGTTGATGATAACAAGGCTAATGACTTGGCTGTCATTAAGAAATCATACAAGGACATGGAGACTAAAATCGAAAATGCAGTCAAATTAGGCCACATTCCAGAGAAAGTACGATCGAAACAGAAAGGCTTTTCTCAATGGGACTCACATTTGTCTAAACGTGATCATGACACCTATCTTCAA GTAGTAATTGATGGAAGAGACCCAAAGGCAATCGATGTTGAAGGACTTGTACTGCCAACTTTAGTGTATTTAGCTCGGGAGAAAAGACCACAGTATCACCATAACTTCAAAGCTGGCTCGATGAATGCATTG ATTAGGGTTTCTTCAAATATTAGCAACGGGAAGGTCATTCTAAATGTAGACTGTGACATGTATTCAAACAATTCCATGGCCATAAGGGATGCACTTTGCTGCTTAATGGATGAAGAAAAAGGCCATGAAGTTGCATTCATACAATTCCCACAAAATTTTGAAAACCTCACCAAGAATGAATTATATATTCCATTTATGCGAACAATCAGCGAG GTGGAATTGCATGCTTTGGATGGTTTCGATGGCCCTTTTTACGTTGGAAGTGGATGCTTCCACAGAAGGGATACTCTTTGTGGAAGGAAGTTCACCAAGGGATGTAAGAGTGACATGAAATGGGAGATCagtagaaaaagagaagaaactcCAATTCATGAATTGGAAGAAGATTCAAAAGGTCTTGCAAACTGTGCATACGAGCAAAACACTGAGTGGGGAAAAGAG ATGGGTTTGAAATATGGTTGTGCAATTGAAGACGTGTTCACGGGGTTATCAATCCAATGCCGCGGTTGGAGATCGGTGTACTTGAACCCAACAAGGAAAGCTTTCTTAGGAGTAGCTCCAACGACATTGCTTCAGATGCTGGTGCAGCAAAAGAGATGGTCGGAAGGTAGTTTCCAGATTTTGCTTTCACGGCACAATCCTGCATTCTCTGATCAGATTAGCTTGGGCCAAAAACTTGGATACGCATATGTCGGGGCTTGGTCTATCAATTTCCTACCAACGCTATTTTACACAGTGATCCCTTCCCTTTACCTCCTTAAGGGCATTTCCTTATTTCCTCGG GTTTCAAGTCCATGGATCATACCATTTGCATATGTGATAATTGCCAAGTACACTGGGAGCTTTTTGGAGTTTCTATGGGCAGGTGGCTCAGCCTTAGGTTGGTGGAACGACCAACGAATGTGGCTATACAAAAGATCAAGCTCCTACATATTTTCCTTCATCGACACTATTTTGTACCTTTTGGGGTATTCTGATTCGGCATTTGTAATAACAGCCAAGACGTCGGATGAAGATGAGTCGCAACGATATGAGAAAGAGATTATGGAATTCGGAGCCTCTTCTCCACTGTTTTCCATATTGGCATCACTTGCAGTACTAAATTTGTATTGCTTTGCTGGTTTTGTGAAGGAAGCAATCAGTCTGGGATCAAAGGGCGGCATTGCAGAAGTTTACGATACAATGGCATTGCAAATTCTACTATGTGGGCTTTTGATTCTCATCAACCTGCCTTTGTACCAAGCCCTTTATCTAAGGAAGGACAAGGGGAAGTTGCCAAGCTCCATAGCTTTGAAGTCGATGGCATTTGGTGTCTTTGGTTTAACATGTTTCAATTTTTCGTATTAG
- the LOC133730215 gene encoding uncharacterized protein LOC133730215 — MSIFLLPKTLCKAINSDLANFWWGYTDTKSKIHWKAWPKLCEEKSKGGIGFREFNTFNKALLAKQCWCILKNLNALWVKVLKGRNRFTLLAVQELIDPIKHCWMIDHIEPFLSIEDARAIKSIPLGDLNKDDSLIWPKEKAGKYKVKSGYHCLTSKLVVPEVGKPSSSHQIDGKVWKVIWNSGLLPKISNFLWRAISNALPCFCNLFKKKVVPSPLCSLCGQYPETIEHYLLLCPWTKRVWFGSLLGYRPRLEKISTLDCWLLRTIEEGSKLVDDPSVFLELLGFILFEIWKMRCAAIYKNGFVNPDIVISNANFSSLEMANVKMVNDSLTSTPLTSSSITTWKPPPENFIKINSDGAWDPLTKNGGTGAILRDHSGRFLVGGSYFNPYNSAIESEAMALIQGCFLAARLNKLNIVCECDCKDLVEFVNNQECGESWRLNPFMEDILGFKSHFNNYTCTWTPREANRSADAAAKLAKQRLLSNRSADAATKLAKQRLLSQEWMNYPPSLFGISSSSR, encoded by the exons ATGTCCATATTCCTGCTCCCTAAAACTCTCTGTAAAGCCATAAACtctgatcttgctaacttttgGTGGGGATATACTGACACCAAGTCAAAAATTCACTGGAAGGCTTGGCCTAAGTTGTGTGAAGAAAAATCTAAGGGTGGAATTGGTTTCAGAGAGTTCAACACTTTCAACAAGGCTCTGCTCGCCAAGCAATGCTGGTGCATCCTAAAAAACCTCAATGCCTTGTGGGTGAAGGTGTTAAAAGGAAG GAACCGGTTCACCCTCCTTGCTGTTCAGGAACTTATTGATCCAATCAAGCATTGCTGGATGATCGACCACATTGAACCTTTCCTGTCTATTGAGGATGCTAGAGCAATCAAGTCAATTCCTTTGGGTGATCTCAACAAAGATGATTCTCTTATCTGGCCAAAAGAGAAAGCGGGTAAATATAAGGTAAAATCTGGCTACCACTGCTTAACTTCCAAGCTTGTAGTTCCCGAAGTCGGTAAGCCCTCTTCCTCTCACCAAATTGATGGTAAAGTTTGGAAAGTGATTTGGAACTCTGGTCTTCTCCCGAAAATCTCAAACTTCCTCTGGAGAGCTATTTCTAATGCACTCCCCTGCTTCTGTAATCTGTTCAAAAAGAAAGTCGTTCCATCTCCGCTTTGTAGCCTCTGTGGTCAATACCCTGAAACAATTGAGCATTACCTTCTTCTTTGCCCTTGGACTAAACGGGTTTGGTTCGGCAGCCTACTTGGTTATCGTCCAAGACTTGAGAAAATCTCTACTCTTGATTGTTGGCTTCTAAGAACCATTGAGGAAGGTTCAAAGCTGGTCGATGATCCTTCAGTCTTCTTGGAGCTGTTGGGTTTCATTCTCTTTGAAATTTGGAAAATGAGATGTGCTGCTATCTACAAGAATGGCTTTGTAAACCCGGATATAGTCATCTCAAATGCCAATTTCAGTTCTTTGGAAATGGCAAATGTTAAGATGGTGAATGATTCCCTAACCTCAACTCCTTTGACAAGTAGCAGCATTACTACTTGGAAGCCTCCACCTGAGAACTTTATCAAGATCAACTCAGACGGAGCTTGGGATCCCCTGACAAAGAATGGAGGCACTGGTGCAATATTAAGAGATCACAGTGGGCGTTTCCTTGTTGGGGGCAGCTATTTTAACCCCTACAATTCAGCCATTGAGTCAGAGGCTATGGCTTTAATTCAGGGGTGTTTCCTGGCAGCAAGGTTGAACAAATTAAATATCGTTTGTGAATGTGATTGTAAGGATTTGGTGGAGTTCGTTAACAATCAAGAATGCGGTGAGAGTTGGAGACTAAACCCTTTTATGGAAGACATTCTCGGGTTTAAATCTCATTTCAATAACTACACCTGCACTTGGACTCCCCGTGAAGCTAACCGTTCAGCGGATGCTGCGGCCAAGCTAGCAAAACAGAGGCTTCTATCTAACCGTTCAGCGGATGCTGCGACCAAGCTAGCAAAACAGAGGCTTCTATCCCAAGAGTGGATGAATTACCCCCCCAGCCTCTTTGGTATCAGCTCTTCGTCGAGATGA
- the LOC133730216 gene encoding cellulose synthase-like protein E1 yields the protein NPNARDVEGCMLPTLVYLAREKRPQYHHNFKAGAMNALIRVSSSISNGKLLLNVDCDMYSNNSMAIRDALCFFMDEEQGHEIAYVQFPQNFDNLTKNELYASLKVINEVEAHGLDNYWGTLYIGSGCFHRREVLCGNIFSKGCRSEMKWEGKKGEEIAIHDLEETSKSLASCAFEENTQWGKEMGLKYGCPVEDVITGLSIQCRGWKSVYCNPTRKAFLGLNATTLLQILVQHKRWSEGNLQIMLSKYSAVWFGHGKISLGHQLGYLRYNLWAANCWATLIYSILPSLYLLRGTSLFPQISSRWIIPFAYVIIAKNIGSFLEYMWCGGTTLGWWNDQRIWLYQRITSYLFAFIDTIVHYLGYTDSAFVITAKVTDEDVSERYKKEIMEFGGSSPMFTVLATLALLNLYCFAGFVQAAIAGTIGVAEFYETMCLQILLCGFLIVINLPLYEALYLRKDKGKLPSSVAVKSMAFAGFACICSKFIY from the exons AACCCAAATGCAAGAGATGTTGAAGGGTGTATGTTGCCAACTTTGGTGTATTTGGCTCGGGAGAAGAGACCCCAGTACCACCATAACTTCAAAGCTGGCGCTATGAATGCACTG ATTAGGGTATCATCGAGCATTAGCAATGGGAAGTTACTTCTTAATGTAGATTGTGATATGTATTCGAACAACTCCATGGCCATAAGGGATGCACTTTGCTTCTTTATGGATGAAGAACAAGGCCATGAGATCGCATACGTACAGTTCCCACAGAATTTCGACAACCTTACTAAGAATGAATTATACGCTTCATTAAAAGTAATTAACGAG GTGGAAGCCCATGGTCTGGATAATTATTGGGGGACCTTATATATTGGAAGTGGATGCTTTCACAGAAGAGAAGTTCTTTGTGGCAATATATTCAGCAAGGGTTGTAGGAGTGAAATGAAATGGGAGGGtaaaaaaggagaagaaattGCCATTCATGACTTGGAAGAAACTTCAAAGAGTCTTGCAAGTTGTGCATTTGAAGAGAACACTCAATGGGGAAAAGAG ATGGGTTTGAAATATGGGTGTCCGGTTGAAGATGTGATAACGGGGTTATCGATCCAATGCCGAGGATGGAAATCAGTGTATTGCAATCCAACAAGGAAAGCTTTCTTAGGATTAAATGCAACCACATTGCTTCAGATACTTGTGCAGCATAAGAGATGGTCCGAAGGTAACCTCCAGATTATGCTTTCAAAGTACAGTGCTGTATGGTTTGGGCATGGAAAGATTAGTTTAGGCCATCAACTTGGATACCTTCGCTACAACTTATGGGCTGCTAACTGCTGGGCAACACTAATTTACTCGATTCTCCCTTCACTTTACCTCCTTAGAGGCACATCCTTATTTCCTCAG ATTTCAAGCCGATGGATCATACCATTTGCATATGTTATAATTGCTAAGAACATTGGGAGCTTTCTGGAGTATATGTGGTGTGGAGGCACAACGTTAGGTTGGTGGAACGACCAACGTATATGGCTTTACCAGAGAATAACCTCATACCTATTTGCCTTCATCGACACCATTGTACACTACCTTGGATACACAGATTCAGCATTTGTAATAACAGCCAAGGTGACCGATGAAGATGTGTCCGAACGGTACAAGAAAGAGATCATGGAATTTGGCGGATCGTCTCCAATGTTTACCGTACTGGCAACACTAGCATTGCTCAACTTGTACTGCTTTGCCGGGTTTGTGCAGGCAGCAATCGCTGGAACAATTGGCGTTGCAGAATTTTATGAGACAATGTGCTTGCAGATTCTTCTATGTGGGTTTTTGATTGTCATTAACCTACCATTGTACGAAGCCCTATACCTAAGGAAGGACAAGGGGAAGCTGCCAAGCTCTGTAGCAGTTAAGTCAATGGCATTTGCTGGATTTGCTTGTATATGTTCTAAATTTATATACTAA